The window TTAGACACACCTCGCTGGTAATAGGCTGAAGCCCCTTTTGTCTTcaaaactgccttaattcttcatggcacagattcaacaatgtgctggaaacattcctcagagattttggttcatattgatgtgacagcatcacacagctgctgcagatctGTCAGCTGCCCATGAAGCTCTTGTCCTCTCATGTTCTACTGGATTGatatctggtgactgtggaggccatttgagtacagtgaactcattgtcatgttaaaATAACATGACATTTGAGCTTCGTGTCATggtgcattatactgctgaaaAGAGCCATCAGAATATGGGTACAGACGGTCATGGACACGGTCAGTAACAATACTCCGATaggcatttaaatgatgctcagttggtattAATGAGGTAAAAGTGTGCTATGAAAATGTCCCCCACATCACTAGGCCACCATTAGCAGACTGAattgttgatacaaggcaggttGGATACATGCTTTCATGTTTCATATGTCAAATTCTGACCAATTTTCTATTGCCCAGTAGAATATTTCTCTCATTTTGGCTTCTATTCATTGACTCAAACACATGCCAAACACAAGCTGCAAACTGGATATGACAATGAAACAGAGGAAATATGCTTGAATTGTCTCCAAGATGGGCTTGAGTACAAGTGAGTGGGAATTGACGTGAATATTTGCTGACAAGTAACAACAATGGAGTCTGATGAACAGTTTGGACAAACATAATTCCACCTTAAAAATGACTTTGAGTTTTAGCACATTATCAGTTCCTGGGTTCTACGAGGCTACCTGATGTCCCCGACTGTATTGTTTTAGTGTTGATATTACGTTTCCTCGGGCTGTTCCCTGGATGAAATGTTTTGATGACTCAGATCAAGGAACTCTTTGTTCGTATCGTAGGCCCCAAGCTGCAGTTTGGTGAATTATTTACCCAGCTGATTAATCTTTCAGTAATATGAAAATGCGCCAAGGGGTGATGTTAATGAGGATGCCTGATGTGATCACATTGAATAAGGGGGAACAATTCAGGGGGAAAGaaatcctttaaaaaatgtttagaaaagtatagttgaattttttttttactgcagagGATGCAGTAAGATTGTTATCCCCTTTAGAGATTCAGTTTGTCTGTTAATTTCTTGACTTTCTAAATCTTATtcaaatttgaatttatttatttaaaatggacagtgtatattaattatattaataTCAATGTAAATATTTCGGAGTTAGTCAAAAGGCTACTTTTCACCTGTAGTGCCTGGCAGTCCCCGTATCTATTTGCCAAACAGATACAGTGTTTTTAACAAGTGTTTGTGcctttcctgatttcttattattttacatttttgtcacacgcacacacttttcATCAAAACaaatttgaaatgcattttttttattgatttcactTAATAAGGGGAAACGggtatccaaacctacctggccttGTGTGGAAAAGTAAATCTCCTTTTTTGAAATCATGAATAAATTGTGATTAATCACATTTTTTCTAAAGCTGACTTCAACTTCACCAATCACAGCCAGGCCAGAGTACGCacagacctgttgaatcaataaatcacttaaatagaagcTGTCTGACAGAGTGAAGCAGGCTAAAAgacttcaaaaagaaaaaagaaactgaagaaCAGATGAACAACAAAGTCATTTACATCTATCAGTCAGGAAAGGTTTACAAaaccatttctaaggctttgggactctaatgaaccacagtgagagccttTATTTACAAAcggagaaaacttggaacagtggtgaaccttcccaggagtgccCTGCCTACCAAACGTACTCCAAGAGCACATCAACAACTCAtgcaggaggtcacaaaagaaccctcAATttcctcagttaaggtcagtgaTCATAATTCAACAGAAAGTGACTGGGCAAAAATAGCATCCATGGGTGAGTTTAAAGGTCTTGATGATCCCGAtcacttttgggaaaatattcctGAATTGATGAGACAAAAGTTGAAATTTTTGGAAAGTTTGAGTCCCGTTACATCTtcaactaacacagcatttcgcAAATAGATCATCacaccaacagtcaaacatggtagtgatagtgtgatggtctggggacGATCTGTTGTATAGCAATTGGTTGAAACATGAATTCTGATCTGTACCAGAAAATCATGAAGGAGGATGTTCGGCCACCATTCATACCCTGAAGTTCAAGCACACTTGAGTTATGCAGCAAGAAAATGAGCAAAAACATGCAAGCAAGTCTGcctctttaaaaagaaagctAAAATAGCAAAATGAAGATTTTGGAGCAGCCTAGTCAAAGTGCAGACTTAAATCCAATTGAGATGCTTTGGAATGATCTTAAACCGGCCATTCATGGtcaaaaaccctccaatgtggctgaattaaaacagttctgcaaagaagagtgatCCAAATTTCCTCCACAGTCATATGAAAGACTATTCACCAGTCAtcacaaacacttgattgcagttcttgctttTGGGATAGCTTAtgtgaaaacaaagaacatgGGAAAAATACCTTTTGACTGCACTGTGCATCTCAATCTTAATGTTCATTTAATTTAACTATAAAGCTCCATAATAAGCAAATAAGTTAGCCTTAAAATGAGATTTATTTTGCGAAAGAGTGCTGCTCTGATGTACTTTCACCAGAAAATGATAGAATATTATGAATATTAGAATATTGTGAATATATATTATTATGAATTTGCAGTTTATGAACACAGGGCAGCAGCTGTGTGCACTGCAGCACTTGCCATGAAAGTTTGGTCATCTGACCCCTGTGAGAGTTGATGCTGGACTCCATTGGGTTGGGTTGGGGGGGTATGTAAAAATAGAAAGTGACGTTCCCTCAAAAAGTCTAAAAAACACGTAATTTTGCTTTTATATAACTTCATCGATgtacttaaaaaatgtttattttttatttgtggtgttgtctctgtgttgcaatatgtgtatatttttgtttttctgctgcaCATCTTGCCCTCCTGTTTTGTACAATAAATGGGCCATATTGCAGCCTGAGGCCTGAATGTCCCCTGCTGCAGCTCAGTGTCTACAGAAGGggagagcaaaaaagagcaggAGGGGGTAAGATGAAAGCAACATGATTCACACCTCTTCCAGAAATGCTCTGATAGAAATGTTCCTAAAAGCTAAGCTCATACATCAGAGTGTCATCTCACTAGACTAAAGATGCTGCTGATTTTTACAGAACGACACAATAATGGCTCAGCACACAGTGACATCGACCCACGCTTGCTAAGATGCACAGTTGAAATGAAAAGGTATCAGAGGAGTTAAAGCGAGCCCAtgttgaagtgtgtgtgtgttggggggatGGTTGCAGCAGAGTGAAGACACTTTGCTTCTCCCTAGAGCTGTGGAGACAGGGACACAGATGTTGTAGAACAAAAATTCCCCTGAGAGAGTAGGGCAAAATCTCAGCTTTGCTCTGTGAGCACAGTTCGTGAGAGCCCGAGTGTCTAATTGGCTGCGTATATTAACATCATTACTTTTGCCCTGCATCCCCAGACATCTGCTGTGAGAATTATGACCCTGGGTGTGCAGATGGGGCAAGACTGAAGCTGTTATgtgcttttaattttatttaattaattaattaattatttttgttttcaccatttttttcatttgaacttTGCTGTTATTATTTTGAGTAACCCACAGTAGGATTTTCCATTATGCTGTTGACACCATCACACCCAGATTATGCAAGCatattgtttgtttgcttgttgttAGCAAGCGATGAAAATTGATTCACTGCATATGCATATTTATCTCCCCTACACATGTGCAACCTATGGATAATTCACATTATAAAACATACATAAAATGttactgaaaaaaagagaaaatcccAAGTTAACACCCTTTTggtatattattttttatagcGAGATGGTAGAGATTTAACACCAGTCTTTTCCTAAATCTGCAAACTGGTTTAATTATATAAACTGCATTGATTTGAAGGATTGGAGAAAGAATCATTTTGGTGCAAAATAGCTGTCTTAAAGTATTTTCCCCCCAAAGCTGTCATTTTATTTGACCTTTTGTGACATCATGTTTTACTGTTGCTTTGTGTTGTATATCTCAAGGGTGATCAGCGTTAATTCCAACTTAAAAGTCCTTCTAACTCGTGAAGTGTTTGATAAAAGTTCCAGATTTGCAGGACTCAGAGGATCTACCTTGCCCGTCCTTGAAAACAATGACCACTGTCCACTCGCGTTAATGTCACTGAAGCCACTTGTTGGAAGTCCTGACTGCTGTCTGGTCTAATAACATTTCTCTGTCGATGTTTGTGATTTTCATACATCATCCACTGTATGTAAAACATGAACGTGAGCAGAAACGTCCAAGCGACTgctcgtttaaaaaaaaaaaaggtgtgtgtgtgtggggggggcaAAATTAATCGAGCGGCTCATTACGTGTGAAATTGTGTGTAGTGACGTGGAGCGGAGTGAACTTGCTGCCGCATGTGACACGCGGCAGCGCAACACAGTGCTGTCATCCAAACTTAGCGGAGCCCCCCGTGAAGCGTCAGACTGACCGGCTAGCTGACAGAGCTCAACTTCTACATTTTTCTGCTGCCACTCTCTCGCTCAGGTGCTCCAACTTCCTCTCTGCGCTCTGCCAAGTGCTGATCGAGCGCGTGGATTAAAGAGCGGGGTCCCACCGTCTGAGGCTGAACACCTGCACGTGGCGGAGGACTGCCTTCTTTTCCTTTGCTTGACCTTCATCCTTCCTCAGCTTCACTTCGCCTGTCAAACGAGCGCGGACGATGAGCTCATCTCTTCCCAAAAGCGAGTCGACCACCTCTCTGCTTAGAACATCGGGGCCCCACCGCAGGTCTGCCCACGGGGATCGCGGTCCCCACGGCCACAGGAGCCACCGCTCTCACCATAATCATCCCGCCGGAGCTGGAGGCAGCGACGACGCGGTCTGGAGGGAAGACTGCGAGACCAGTGTGCGGAGACCTCTCTGCCAACCAAGACATGCCGACTCTCGACATTTAAGTGACCATCATCGGACGCCGAAAAGTCATACTCACCGGCAGCCGATCACcctggctgatgatgatgatgatgatgatgaagaataCACTCAGGAGGATGTGGGGCACAGGATGAACAGGCATCAGAAACAGCACATCAGGTCCTCGAGATCCAAACagtctcatcatcatcatcaccaccacgaCTCCACTCGAGGTGAGGTGCCTCCCGCTGCGCATCCGCAGGGCGGATCCAGACACGACAGGAGAACCTCGCCAACCCCATCTTATCCAAAACACCAGGACGATGCAGCTTTCTTCTTCGAGTCCAGCGAGAGAGTCGTCACCGGGTCATCATCCAGCCTCAGCTCAGACCCACCTGCGACAAGCGCACCTGTCCGGCCAGCGGCCAGCCGCAAAACCAAAAGACTAAACGCAGCATCCTCTGAGTATGACTCCAGTCTTCATCCAATagtgaaatcagtttttgggCAGGTAAGGAGGTTTGTGGGGTGGGGAGAGCATTTAAACTTCGAAAGTGTTCGAAAGTTGATCAAAGGCTCAAACTGGGAAAAATCTAATGTCATAATTAATTTATAGATTGACCTTCTTTAAGTTTTCTAAATCTTTTTAAGCTAAATTAAACAATGTCTTGTTACGACATTAATAGAAAGTCTGCAGAGTTTTGTTGTAGCATAATGCAAAGGGCAAAATATCAAGCTGTATTACTCCTCAGTAGCagcatgaataaaaaaaaaaaagcagactcATTAATCAGAAGAAACTGGAACActcgttttttcttttttttaattatttgcactaaagagaaaaacattgttATTCCCCCACAAAGATCAAAATTGAGTCTCTTTACAAAGTGATGGGTTGCTCACTTTGAGGTCCTTACTGGATTGCACTACTGGATCTTCATGTTCTGTGTGGACCATCTCCATTCacagataaaaaagaaaatgttttgaaagtccatccatccatccatccatccatccatccatccatccatccatccatccatccatccattgtctttctcttatccaattcagggtcacagcAGATCTTTCAGTATAAAaggacataaataaaacaatcctaaatgaataaaataaatattgctCATTAGATATTCAGCTTTTTACTTCTGGGTTCCTGTTCGTTGCTGCAAAGCTTTGGTCCATTAACTGCAGCATACATGCTTTTCATAAGAGCTGCTGAAATtcagcagcaggtttcacagGTGAGATGAAGGTGAGGCTGGACTGACAGGGTGTCACCCGTTCTGGgcagattaaaaatgaatgcatctTTTCAGTCCAAATCTGGCTCCTGTTTGTTTTGGGTATCCATTACTTTCACGCTCTCTGTAGTCTTTCATGCATCCCGATATGAATGCAGTCACTTTCATTGTTGCTGTCACCTGAGTGACAGCAGGGGGATCAGCTTACCCCCCTGTGTGGAAAATGTTTCAGTGATGAGAGCCCGTGtgtctcacgcacacacacaacggTAAGTGAAGCGTTTGTAGAGATATCATTCGTAACATTTGCCAATAACGTGGTGAGTGACAAATGCAGGCTGCATCACTTCACCACCTGTTCACTTCCAAATAAACTAGTT is drawn from Pelmatolapia mariae isolate MD_Pm_ZW linkage group LG7, Pm_UMD_F_2, whole genome shotgun sequence and contains these coding sequences:
- the cabp1b gene encoding calcium-binding protein 1b isoform X2, whose protein sequence is MSSSLPKSESTTSLLRTSGPHRRSAHGDRGPHGHRSHRSHHNHPAGAGGSDDAVWREDCETSVRRPLCQPRHADSRHLSDHHRTPKSHTHRQPITLADDDDDDDEEYTQEDVGHRMNRHQKQHIRSSRSKQSHHHHHHHDSTRGEVPPAAHPQGGSRHDRRTSPTPSYPKHQDDAAFFFESSERVVTGSSSSLSSDPPATSAPVRPAASRKTKRLNAASSEYDSSLHPIVKSVFGQDRELRPEEMDELREAFKEFDKDKDGFIGCKDLGNCMRTMGYMPTEMELIELSQQINMNLGGHVDFEDFVELMGPKLLAETADMIGVKELRDAFKEFDTNGDGEISTAELREAMKKLLGQQVGHRELEEILRDIDINGDGHVDFEEFVRMMSR
- the cabp1b gene encoding calcium-binding protein 1b isoform X1 encodes the protein MSSSLPKSESTTSLLRTSGPHRRSAHGDRGPHGHRSHRSHHNHPAGAGGSDDAVWREDCETSVRRPLCQPRHADSRHLSDHHRTPKSHTHRQPITLADDDDDDDEEYTQEDVGHRMNRHQKQHIRSSRSKQSHHHHHHHDSTRGEVPPAAHPQGGSRHDRRTSPTPSYPKHQDDAAFFFESSERVVTGSSSSLSSDPPATSAPVRPAASRKTKRLNAASSEYDSSLHPIVKSVFGQDQKKNYKAVQSCEEGGSGGAYLEPLVALAQNGANMHNVLGPACIFLRKGFAESRQADRELRPEEMDELREAFKEFDKDKDGFIGCKDLGNCMRTMGYMPTEMELIELSQQINMNLGGHVDFEDFVELMGPKLLAETADMIGVKELRDAFKEFDTNGDGEISTAELREAMKKLLGQQVGHRELEEILRDIDINGDGHVDFEEFVRMMSR